ACTTCACTCAGCTTGCACAACTCTCCATCCATCGCGCAGCCAAGTCGCTTGTGATGCGAGGCAAGCTTTACCGTGACCGTCTTCGCGCTGAAGATATCGACCTGGTCGTTCGCGCGCCAGCGCCCCAGCGCCATGTTGAAGAAGAACCGGGCAAGATCGCGCTTGCGGCGCGCGCGCGTTACATAGACGCCGAGCACCCCGCCATCCGGCGTGTCAGCGTAGGGAAGATGACCCTCGCCGAAGAGATTGTTCGTCACCCCGATACCCGCGGTCGAGAACGTCATCTCCTTGCCGTCGATGGTCATCGCAACCCGGATGCGCGGCGGCCGGAAAAACGTCCCGAAGCCCGCCTGCACCGACGCGCGAATTTTGCCGAGCCGCGATGCAAACTCCCGCTTTTCACGAAGCTTGATCAGCTTGGCATGCATTCCGATCGAAAACTGGTGGATGAAGATGCGGCCGTTGGCGCTCGCGAGATCGACTGCGCGCACCTCGCCATCCGCAAATGACGCCACAGCCTGATCGAGTTGGAGCGGGATCGCCAGGCTGCGGGCAAACAGGTTCATCGTGCCGGCCGGCAGGATCGCAAGAACCTTCTTCGATCCGTTGAGCTTTCCGGCAGCGGACGACACGGTGCCATCGCCGCCGCCCACCATGATGACGTCACACCTGCTCCTGAGCGCCGTGTCGAGTGTGGCTTCGATCTCGGAGCCGGGAACGATGTCAACCTTTACGGTGTGTCCGGCATCTTCCAGCGTCTGTCGCATCCGTGTGGAAAATTGGTCGAGGTCGAGCGTACGCAACGTCCCGCCATCGCGGTTGAGAATGACCTGAAAGCGCATGCGTGACGATCCCTCCGCAGTGCTGGACTGCCAGTGGTCACAGCCCGGACCAATGCGCGTGCGCCATGTTTGTTCCGCTCTTTATCAGGCAGCAATGCCAAGCAAAAAACGGAACCAGACGGGGGTGGTCACGTTGTCAGGATGTGAAGGTCGCGCCCTGCCTCCCCTGCAAAGTTTGGCGTGAGCGCGACCGTGCAAAGAAACAATGCACTAGGAGAGTATATCATGATCCGCAATCTTTTGGCGACTACCGCGATTGCCACGCTCGTTTCGACCGGCGCAGCCTTCGCACAGACGGCTCCGGCCCCCGCTGCCCCGACCGAGGCTACCCCTGCACCGCAGGTGAAGCAGGCCGATGGCTACCTCGCCTCCAACCTGATCGGCGAGACCGTCTACAATGGCACCGGCGACGACGCCGAGAACATCGGCGAGGTCAATGACCTCGTCGTGGATGCCGAAGGCAACGTGCAGGCCATCGTGGTCGGCGTCGGCGGCTTCCTCGGCATCGGCCAGAAGAACGTCGCACTGGAGTTCGGTCTCGTTGAATGGACCGAACGGGACGGCGAAGAGTACATGGTCGTAGAGACGACCCGCGAGGCTCTTGAAGCCCAGGCGGAGTTCGACACGGCAGCCTTCCGGCCACAGCCGGCTGACGCCGAAGTCGGCAACACGCAGCCCGCTACCGCTGAGGATCTGGCATCCGCACCCGCGACAGACGAGGCTGCAGATGACGCCGCTCCGGCTGACGGCATGGCCGCTGCTCCCACGGATGAGGCCCCTGCCGGCGATACCGCAGTTGCTCCAGTCCCCGCAGCGCCAACCGACACGACGGCCGCCGCCCCTGCTGATGACACGGCGACGACCGACGAAACGGAAACCGCAGCGATCGATCGGTCGACGCTCAACGAGGTGAGCGACGTCAGCGCCGACAATCTCGTGGGCACGACCGTCTACGGCGCCAATGACGAGAACGTCGGTGAAATCGGCGACGTGATCCTGTCGGGCGATACGGTCGACGCCGTGATCATCAATGTCGGCGGCTTCCTCGGCATCGGCGAGAAGGAAGTAGCGGTGGGCATGGACAACCTCGCATTCCTCTCGGACGAGGATGGCGATATGTACCTCTACACCTCGCTCACCAAGGAGCAGCTTGAGGCACAGCCGGCCTATGATGAGGCGACCTTTGCCGAGAACCGCGACGAACAGGTTCTGATTGTTCCGGCTCAGTAAGCCAGCAACGCAAACCACGAAGAGGCCCGCCATTGCGCGGGCCTTTTTCCGTTTCAACGGACGACATTCTCATAATAACAAGTGAACAATTCCCCTCTCATTGTTCACATTTTCAGCACGGTCCATAGCGCGTTCCGGTACTTTCCTTTCCTGTCCGCTTACCGACATATGAACCCAACGCCGCCGTGAGCGGCAAGGATCAGTCGGAAGGAGCAGCACCATGCTGAACCAGATCAAGGGTCTCCATCACGTCACGTCGATGGCGCGCGATGCACGCGAGAACAACGACTTCTTTACCCACAAGCTCGGTCTTCGCAGGGTCAAGAAGACCGTCAACTTCGACGCGCCGGACGTCTACCATCTCTACTACGCCGATGAGTTGGGCACGCCGGGCTCGGTGATGACCTACTTTCCGTTTCCCAACATCGGACGCGGCCGGCCCGGCACCGGCGAAGTCGGCACCACAGTGTTTTCCGTACCGGAAGGCACGCTGGGCTTCTGGGAAGAGCGGCTTGCCGGCCAGGGCGTCACCGGCCTGAAGCGCAGCGAGATCTTCGGCCAGAAGCGACTGGCCTTCGATGGGCCGGATGGCGACGGCTTCGCGCTGGCAGAGGTCAGGAACGACGACCGTGCCCCGTGGACGAATGGCGGCGTCGGCGACGCTGAGGCCATCCGCGGGTTCCACTCGATCACCATGCGCTTGCAGGACGGTGGCGCGACCGCCGAACTTCTCAAATTCATGAATTACGAGGAAATCGAGAAGTCGGGCAGTGTGCGTCGGTTCGCGATCAAGGGTGACGGCAACGGCGCCGATATCGTCGATGTCGAGACGCTGCCCGTCGTCAGCCATGCGCGGCAGGGTGCGGGTTCCGTCCACCATGTCGCCTTCGCGGTCGAAAACCGCGAGAAGCAGTTGGAAGTCCGCAAGGCGCTCATGGAAACCGGCTATCAGGTCACGCCGGTGATCGACCGCGATTACTTCTGGGCGATCTATTTCCGTACGCCGGGTGGCGTCCTGTTCGAAGTCGCAACCAACGAACCTGGTTTCGACCGCGACGAGGATACCAGGCATCTCGGTGAGGCACTCAAGCTGCCGAGCCAGCACGAGCATTTGCGCCAATACCTGGAGCAGCACCTCCAGCCGCTGGACGCCTGAGGAGACGAGCAATGGCGATCGACAGCTACATCCACAAGACCGCCGGCGGGAAAGCCGGCGGTCCCCTCCTCTTCGTGTTTCATGGCACGGGGGCCGACGAAAACCAGTTCTTCGGCTTCGGCCAGGATCTCGTGCCCGGCGCGACGGTCGTCTCGCCGCGCGGCGATGTCTCCGAGCATGGCGCGGCGCGCTTCTTCCGCCGAACCGGCGAAGGCGTCTACGACATGGCCGACCTCGAACGTGCGACAACGCGGATGGCCGATTTCGTAACCGCTCACGTCGAGCACGCGAAGCCGTCGGCAGTGCTAGGGCTCGGCTATTCCAACGGCGCGAACATTCTGGCGTCCGTCATCTTCGCAAAACCGGACGTCTTCGACGCGTCCGTGCTCATGCATCCACTGATCCCGTTCGCACCGAAGATCGCCGGTGATCTGACCAGCAAGCGTATGCTCATCACCGCCGGACGGCGCGATCCGATCTGCCCTCCGGACCTGACGATCGCCCTTGAGGGTCATCTGCGCAAAGCAGACGCGGAGGTGGAACTTGTCTGGCACGATGGCGGTCACGATCTTCGCCAGAACGAGGTAATGGCTGCGGCCGAGTTTTTCGCGCCATATCACGCCACGGCATAATTCGATCCATGAGGAGAACACCATGAGCGACGACCTGCACATCGAACTGGAAGATCGCGGCAACAAAGGGCGCTATGTCGTGAAGGCGCCGGATGGTGCGGAAGCCGAGATGACGTTTACCAGGATTGGCGAACATCAGTTGATCATCGATCACACCGAGGTTCCCGACGC
This portion of the Mesorhizobium sp. CAU 1732 genome encodes:
- a CDS encoding VOC family protein produces the protein MLNQIKGLHHVTSMARDARENNDFFTHKLGLRRVKKTVNFDAPDVYHLYYADELGTPGSVMTYFPFPNIGRGRPGTGEVGTTVFSVPEGTLGFWEERLAGQGVTGLKRSEIFGQKRLAFDGPDGDGFALAEVRNDDRAPWTNGGVGDAEAIRGFHSITMRLQDGGATAELLKFMNYEEIEKSGSVRRFAIKGDGNGADIVDVETLPVVSHARQGAGSVHHVAFAVENREKQLEVRKALMETGYQVTPVIDRDYFWAIYFRTPGGVLFEVATNEPGFDRDEDTRHLGEALKLPSQHEHLRQYLEQHLQPLDA
- a CDS encoding PRC-barrel domain-containing protein, whose protein sequence is MIRNLLATTAIATLVSTGAAFAQTAPAPAAPTEATPAPQVKQADGYLASNLIGETVYNGTGDDAENIGEVNDLVVDAEGNVQAIVVGVGGFLGIGQKNVALEFGLVEWTERDGEEYMVVETTREALEAQAEFDTAAFRPQPADAEVGNTQPATAEDLASAPATDEAADDAAPADGMAAAPTDEAPAGDTAVAPVPAAPTDTTAAAPADDTATTDETETAAIDRSTLNEVSDVSADNLVGTTVYGANDENVGEIGDVILSGDTVDAVIINVGGFLGIGEKEVAVGMDNLAFLSDEDGDMYLYTSLTKEQLEAQPAYDEATFAENRDEQVLIVPAQ
- a CDS encoding GNAT family N-acetyltransferase; translation: MSDDLHIELEDRGNKGRYVVKAPDGAEAEMTFTRIGEHQLIIDHTEVPDAFRGQGVGLRLVTRAVEDARADGKTIIPLCPFAAAQFRRHPEWADVLKK
- a CDS encoding diacylglycerol kinase family protein, with the translated sequence MRFQVILNRDGGTLRTLDLDQFSTRMRQTLEDAGHTVKVDIVPGSEIEATLDTALRSRCDVIMVGGGDGTVSSAAGKLNGSKKVLAILPAGTMNLFARSLAIPLQLDQAVASFADGEVRAVDLASANGRIFIHQFSIGMHAKLIKLREKREFASRLGKIRASVQAGFGTFFRPPRIRVAMTIDGKEMTFSTAGIGVTNNLFGEGHLPYADTPDGGVLGVYVTRARRKRDLARFFFNMALGRWRANDQVDIFSAKTVTVKLASHHKRLGCAMDGELCKLSEVTELEILPGALKVLAPRQS
- a CDS encoding alpha/beta hydrolase, whose product is MAIDSYIHKTAGGKAGGPLLFVFHGTGADENQFFGFGQDLVPGATVVSPRGDVSEHGAARFFRRTGEGVYDMADLERATTRMADFVTAHVEHAKPSAVLGLGYSNGANILASVIFAKPDVFDASVLMHPLIPFAPKIAGDLTSKRMLITAGRRDPICPPDLTIALEGHLRKADAEVELVWHDGGHDLRQNEVMAAAEFFAPYHATA